One Drosophila santomea strain STO CAGO 1482 chromosome X, Prin_Dsan_1.1, whole genome shotgun sequence DNA segment encodes these proteins:
- the LOC120457212 gene encoding uncharacterized protein LOC120457212 — MCPMCPILPLGCWGCSATKACQKQRNQQQKQLEQHSQQQSKNNQPDIQMNVLSPRLGASYEVATSQTSLPSMSPSLVALPHRIVTASTLSSWAGEEELYDMEDYGDRTPSRWTAWWLKRASNEDHLSIVSQQ, encoded by the coding sequence ATGTGCCCTATGTGCCCTATCCTCCCACTTGGCTGCTGGGGCTGCTCCGCCACGAAGGCTTGCCAGAAGCAAAGaaaccagcagcagaagcagctggagcagcacTCACAGCAGCAGTCGAAGAACAACCAGCCGGACATCCAGATGAACGTGCTATCCCCGCGGCTAGGCGCCTCCTACGAGGTGGCCACCAGCCAGACATCTCTACCCAGCATGAGTCCCAGCTTGGTGGCGCTGCCCCACCGGATAGTCACGGCGAGCACCTTGAGCTCCTGGGCCGGCGAGGAGGAGCTGTACGACATGGAGGACTACGGGGACCGCACGCCTTCTCGCTGGACCGCCTGGTGGCTCAAAAGAGCCTCCAACGAGGATCACTTATCCATCGTATCGCAGCAGTAA
- the LOC120457209 gene encoding trypsin alpha-3 — MAAAVESLQLVLLAIAVRWGDALHQGAPVQQQSYGYVMQIYGPKFLSAGSLFSARYVLTVAHCFRKNTKPEELSVRAGYEWIAWEYRDRPVAGLLRHPKFSPLTLRNDIAVLKVKAAILHSRKIKYIGLCSKPLSHKTSAQPQEVAGWSLMHINQPLKAIRVQVEPDKNCGHWFPQLPGGVTCVATTKGEGLCYGDSGDPLVSGGEVCGLAIAFRKCGDRRYPALFTDVHYHRGFIAQAVLTLDRELLKKPRGRVG; from the coding sequence ATGGCAGCCGCAGTGGAGTCGCTGCAGCTTGTGCTCCTTGCCATCGCGGTCAGGTGGGGTGATGCCCTTCATCAGGGAGCCCCGGTGCAGCAGCAGAGCTACGGCTATGTGATGCAGATCTACGGCCCCAAGTTCCTGTCCGCCGGATCGCTGTTCAGTGCCCGGTACGTGCTAACGGTGGCCCACTGTTTCAGGAAGAACACCAAGCCGGAGGAGCTGTCGGTGCGCGCGGGCTACGAATGGATAGCCTGGGAGTACCGGGACAGACCGGTGGCAGGACTCCTGCGCCACCCAAAGTTTTCGCCCCTGACCCTGCGAAACGACATTGCCGTGCTGAAGGTCAAGGCGGCCATTTTGCACTCCCGCAAGATCAAGTACATCGGCCTCTGTTCGAAGCCCCTGAGCCACAAAACGAGCGCACAGCCGCAGGAGGTTGCAGGCTGGAGCTTGATGCACATCAACCAGCCCCTCAAAGCCATCAGAGTTCAAGTGGAGCCCGATAAAAACTGCGGCCACTGGTTTCCCCAGCTGCCAGGCGGCGTCACCTGTGTCGCGACCACGAAGGGAGAGGGCCTGTGCTATGGGGACTCCGGGGATCCCCTGGTCAGCGGAGGAGAGGTCTGCGGCCTGGCAATCGCCTTTCGGAAGTGCGGCGATAGGCGGTATCCCGCCCTCTTCACGGATGTGCACTACCATCGCGGCTTCATTGCCCAGGCCGTACTAACTTTGGACAGGGAACTGCTCAAGAAGCCACGGGGCCGAGTCGGGTGA